The genomic window ATTTCTGGCGCGATGATCGCCGTCGGCATTGCCGCCATCTCAGGCCGCCCGATGGGCCTTCCTCCTATCATGGCGCACGTCATCCTGATGACGCTCGGACTGTCGCTCGGCTCGATGGTTTCACCGCAGATGCTGGCAAACATGGCTTCCTATCCGGTCAGCATCGCGATTCTTGCCGCGTCGACATTTTGCGCCACGTTCGGCAGTAGTCTGTATCTGCAGCGTGTTCACGCCTGGGATCGCACCTCTGCCCTGCTCGCAGGGAGCCCGGGCGCCCTGTCCCAGATCATCATGCTGGCGAACGAAAAGGGAGCTGACGTTGCTGGCATTGCCGTGGTGCAAACCATGCGCGTCATCATCCTGACAGCAGCACTACCGATCATTCTTGCTACGTTCGGCCTCGGATCGCACGGAGGAGTGTTGACGCGCGCCGCGCCAGCAACGCCACTAGCGCTTGCCATTCTTGCAGTTGCCTGTGTCGGGACGGCCTGCCTGCTACGGCTCTTGAAATTTCCGGCAAGCTGGATGTTCGGAGCCATGCTCGGGTCGAGCGTGCTGCACGGATCAGGTTGGATTACCGGCGGCCTGCCGGGATGGGCTTATGCCATCGCACTGATCGGGATCGGGACACTGATCGGGACGCGCTTCGCACGCATTTCAGCCGGCACATTGTTTAGCCACATGGTCGCGGCGCTGGGCTCCTTCGCGGTCGCCATCGCCGTCTCAGCTATCTTCGTTGCGATCGTCATGCTGACGGCGCAGAGCCGATTCGGGGATCTGGTGGTCGCCTTCTCGCCGGGGGCGATGGACGCCATGCTGGCTCTCGCACTGACACTTCACATCGACCCGATCTTCGTCGGCGCGCACCATCTGGCACGATTTATTTTCGTCTCTGTCGCAACGCCGGGCATCGTGCACCTGTTCGGACAGCCGCAAGTGGACGCAGATGATTAGGCTGGCTGTCTCGATTTAATAATGCCCCACGCGGCCATTGCCGCCAAAGCCAGCGAGATCAGCACGTTGTAGCCCGCCAGCGACAGGCCGAGGAAACGCCACTGCACCTCGTCGCAGCGAATCACTTTCACCTTGTTCAAGCTATCCAGCAGGTTGCCGGTATTGCCGAAATCGGTGATCGGGCCGCTACAATCGGTCGGCCCCTGCCAAAATCCCCATTCCACGCCAGCGTGATAGCCGCCGAGCACCGCATTGGCGAGGAGTGCAAGGGCGAGAACCGCAAGCCCACCACCGAGCAGGCTGCGCGACAGTCCGCGCGATGCGCCAAGGGCGATCAGCACCGCCAGCGGTATTGCAACATAATAGGCGTAACGTTGCTCCAGACAGAGCGGACAGGGCCGGATATCGAGCACCAGCTCGAAAAACCAAGCACCGGCGATGGTAGCGGCCGCTATAACGGCTATTCCCGCCGCGGCAACGAACACTGGGTCCCAGGAGCCTCCCCCCTGCCCTTGTTTCAAGGTCGTCTCACTCGCCACGTCGTGGCCTCCTCTGCCAGACCGGGTCCTACCTCGCACGACCTGAACTTGTCGACGTTGATATGATCACAGGCGGTTGACCAGACGCCCGCGCAAGCTATAGTCCCGCCCGCTTCGTGACCCCTACCGCTCGGTGGTGGTCCCGGGAGCCCCTGTGGCGGAACTGGTAGACGCGCTCGACTCAAAATCGAGTTCCGCAAGGAGTGCTGGTTCGATTCCGGCCAGGGGCACCATTTCCTGAACAGCTTTGGCCTCGGGGCCGAACGTAAACCGGATGTTGTCGTTTGACCCGACGTTCCGGATCTTGTCTTCCGAAACAATGACCACGCTAGACAGATAAGCTTTCCGCGCGGCCACGTCACCCAGCGTAAGTTGGTCGCGCATGAGGCGACGGAGCCGGTCGATCACCACCGGAGTGATCTTGATTGGGCTTGCGTTCGACTTCTTTGACCTGACGGATATTTTGGACCGGACAGATAGAGGTTCTGCACGGGGCTTTTAGCGACCATCTCCGCGAGTCCAGCCGTAACGATAACGCAATGCTTGTTACCGCCGCCGCCAACGCAAATGGCTCAGTCAGCCCATCTCCCATTCCCATAACAGCATCGCGAACTGATTCCGAAGCCGAAAAATGCTTCTCGACGCGCGACCCTCGCACCCCAAACAACAACAGATTGAG from Nitrobacteraceae bacterium AZCC 1564 includes these protein-coding regions:
- a CDS encoding membrane AbrB-like protein (product_source=TIGR03082; cog=COG3180; ko=KO:K07120; pfam=PF05145; superfamily=52518; tigrfam=TIGR03082; transmembrane_helix_parts=Outside_1_44,TMhelix_45_67,Inside_68_73,TMhelix_74_96,Outside_97_105,TMhelix_106_128,Inside_129_172,TMhelix_173_195,Outside_196_204,TMhelix_205_224,Inside_225_244,TMhelix_245_267,Outside_268_281,TMhelix_282_304,Inside_305_372): MRRPRTHSLMPVFPLKFQQIFGPDLKRDTLSVIETLSIGAVGSLIFYWLELPGGLISGAMIAVGIAAISGRPMGLPPIMAHVILMTLGLSLGSMVSPQMLANMASYPVSIAILAASTFCATFGSSLYLQRVHAWDRTSALLAGSPGALSQIIMLANEKGADVAGIAVVQTMRVIILTAALPIILATFGLGSHGGVLTRAAPATPLALAILAVACVGTACLLRLLKFPASWMFGAMLGSSVLHGSGWITGGLPGWAYAIALIGIGTLIGTRFARISAGTLFSHMVAALGSFAVAIAVSAIFVAIVMLTAQSRFGDLVVAFSPGAMDAMLALALTLHIDPIFVGAHHLARFIFVSVATPGIVHLFGQPQVDADD
- a CDS encoding disulfide bond formation protein DsbB (product_source=COG1495; cath_funfam=1.20.1550.10; cog=COG1495; pfam=PF02600; superfamily=158442; transmembrane_helix_parts=Inside_1_19,TMhelix_20_42,Outside_43_56,TMhelix_57_74,Inside_75_80,TMhelix_81_103,Outside_104_151,TMhelix_152_174,Inside_175_180); translation: MASETTLKQGQGGGSWDPVFVAAAGIAVIAAATIAGAWFFELVLDIRPCPLCLEQRYAYYVAIPLAVLIALGASRGLSRSLLGGGLAVLALALLANAVLGGYHAGVEWGFWQGPTDCSGPITDFGNTGNLLDSLNKVKVIRCDEVQWRFLGLSLAGYNVLISLALAAMAAWGIIKSRQPA